The following proteins are encoded in a genomic region of Oscillatoria salina IIICB1:
- a CDS encoding 4Fe-4S dicluster domain-containing protein: MGKLFNELKEDILYQHGMNACLNCGVCTAVCPAAEFNDYSPREVMNTVQSEDDELIIELLKSDKIWYCGQCFSCKTRCPRGNNTANVILALRRLSIRYGYFTESEKGRQQLFAKRVFGENMLKRGYTLLAENITPAHFPELGENWEYYYEHREEMREWWDVPMDLENSPGSHRVIPEKDMEELRAIYQATGAIELMDSVEKSMEKKLGSKKEVEKYWQTWLETGDSRNYEIKDNK, encoded by the coding sequence ATGGGCAAATTATTTAACGAACTAAAAGAAGACATTTTGTATCAGCACGGGATGAATGCCTGCCTAAATTGCGGTGTCTGTACCGCCGTTTGTCCCGCAGCCGAATTTAATGACTACTCTCCCAGAGAAGTAATGAACACCGTGCAATCAGAAGATGATGAGTTGATTATAGAATTACTCAAGTCAGACAAAATTTGGTACTGCGGGCAATGTTTTTCCTGTAAAACCAGATGTCCCAGAGGCAACAACACCGCCAACGTTATTTTAGCATTACGCCGACTTTCGATTCGTTACGGCTACTTTACCGAATCAGAAAAAGGCAGACAACAACTATTTGCCAAGCGGGTATTTGGGGAAAATATGCTCAAACGAGGCTATACCTTGCTAGCCGAAAATATCACACCTGCCCACTTTCCAGAATTAGGCGAAAACTGGGAATACTATTACGAACATAGAGAAGAAATGCGCGAGTGGTGGGATGTACCAATGGACTTAGAAAATAGCCCCGGTTCCCACCGAGTCATTCCCGAAAAAGACATGGAAGAATTGCGAGCAATTTATCAAGCAACAGGTGCAATCGAGTTAATGGATAGCGTCGAAAAAAGCATGGAAAAGAAACTCGGTAGCAAAAAAGAAGTCGAGAAATATTGGCAAACTTGGTTAGAAACAGGCGATAGTAGAAACTACGAAATCAAAGATAACAAATAA
- a CDS encoding heterodisulfide reductase-related iron-sulfur binding cluster produces the protein MKVARENLAWQKHQKHVPTIDEPGGKLWGCFRSCFLQSAAPYTEGIAYKILKNDLGMDLREAPGHTSCGAIGYHGDVSNVETQMVVAARNFSVAHHELGVDNLFSFCVTSFANYTEMIHLWEEEPELREYTAKTLKETTGREFWVPHVSGGRPSVVHASDVFFANRHQLAAKAKYSLKGIKAVDHIGCHYGKIFPGEAMGGVEFPQVLVGLLEAFGAEIVDYPERRHCCGMGFRQCAFPENRDYTASSVYKKMKSLKEAHPDCNLMLTNCPGCTVFLDAEQGTIKEVLEEEFNVSVLDYAQLTGLMLGYDPFKDCGLNAKAVLVEPLLDQIGIPYDKSKTAEERRRPF, from the coding sequence GTGAAAGTAGCAAGAGAAAACTTAGCTTGGCAAAAACATCAAAAGCACGTTCCCACAATCGATGAACCGGGAGGAAAATTATGGGGTTGCTTCCGTAGCTGTTTCTTACAAAGTGCTGCCCCTTACACCGAAGGAATAGCCTATAAAATCTTAAAAAATGATTTAGGCATGGATTTGCGAGAAGCACCAGGACATACTTCTTGTGGCGCAATTGGCTATCACGGAGATGTGTCAAACGTAGAAACCCAAATGGTAGTTGCAGCCAGAAACTTTTCCGTAGCCCATCACGAATTAGGTGTCGATAATCTCTTTTCCTTCTGTGTAACTTCCTTTGCCAACTACACAGAAATGATCCATCTTTGGGAAGAAGAACCAGAGTTGCGAGAATATACAGCAAAAACCTTAAAAGAAACTACAGGGCGAGAATTTTGGGTTCCTCATGTTTCCGGTGGTAGACCTTCTGTAGTTCATGCTTCCGATGTCTTTTTTGCTAATCGACATCAACTAGCCGCCAAAGCTAAATATAGCCTTAAAGGAATCAAAGCAGTCGATCATATTGGATGTCACTACGGAAAAATATTTCCTGGTGAAGCAATGGGTGGGGTTGAGTTTCCCCAAGTTTTAGTAGGATTACTAGAAGCTTTCGGTGCAGAAATTGTTGACTATCCCGAAAGAAGACATTGCTGCGGTATGGGTTTCCGACAATGTGCATTTCCAGAAAATAGAGACTACACCGCGAGTAGTGTCTACAAGAAAATGAAAAGTTTGAAAGAAGCGCACCCAGATTGTAACTTAATGCTTACCAATTGTCCCGGTTGTACTGTATTTTTAGATGCCGAACAAGGAACGATTAAAGAGGTTTTAGAAGAAGAGTTTAACGTTAGTGTTTTGGACTACGCCCAACTGACAGGATTAATGTTAGGTTATGACCCTTTCAAAGATTGCGGATTGAATGCCAAAGCAGTGTTAGTTGAACCATTACTGGATCAAATTGGCATTCCTTATGACAAATCTAAGACTGCGGAAGAACGCAGAAGACCATTTTAG